In Pecten maximus chromosome 10, xPecMax1.1, whole genome shotgun sequence, one genomic interval encodes:
- the LOC117336529 gene encoding telomere repeats-binding bouquet formation protein 1-like has protein sequence MEMRKETNEVKTDVKLLLECLQYQADNSAATKQALFTLASIFSNYEGAKDHFRSIGGLNYVFTIITSTTNSEVQESAFYCLGCCIENNVFCQKSLTTTSVFVYIHGILSDTQCPTRLKQTATFFLLNLVSNNGQGQTLVRNTGCLSDLLQLLRTSFPKTEVFNRRGTTESWFEDVGMTSVELWSSVASTLCMCVNNPRSDENQSRCGLELGFMFSLIQHCDNLSILRPLLSLVGFTVASNACTQKQVRQCGGLMVLMARLKVAMDLALCQNSESDSHRAQINLAVTIAGTMDSCILDNVENAEDLSKGDAIPSMLQLLLLESMKQEDKLQVVLTLGTPSRTIITSFNTVISDDFPPGESRVQIDAVTGLPDLVKLLTESEDEEFSKAVKYLLQMCIARNEKNSVEAEEESLDAVRRENGKKMLLKIDEISERLKAIEKEAEEKSLALHQTGQGKETMKKTCCDTVSMTPQEKNLLFQLQQEREDRKRMESLAFQMHAPSPLFPQYGLMSRQCLSEENFPVQGQSFIESDRQRLHRQLLCCTPEILHHQNFNTEHLNMHHNCPEYPRRVQSVGRPIDHGSCVIGPDANTRISITNHPGTQYNSRNANSLQEINADCETIHHHPDQPSSNTQIKSFPQKINPTKSDLLDHRGDRNRVNHCPESYENKGCSTSNIDGLDLSKGQEGVSEIDQMADTTINDKCESTSRITLGKNIDSSNLLYPDVGPEELAQADREGKIHEEPMTVTSTSATDIHKRSTSSDHFTDSTLKISEKTPVKEKVSCSHPHESRTNVSSNVLTSKSQNSCSERNYSTSLTGDNNASCELKSSVAKSCSITKSEKNDVFVKPKPPPPMASCYLTPVKRPVNTRMTPSLDSRCGSYSSVRSGPSLYPKSNLEESYPDSDCSSVIDTRSEFDFDLVKAAKKNRLSQNICYNVTPIRRNSLFTKGHQSCRIGIREGPLNIKSTPCSVKSIGTVRARDHKETFNESFSETVSSDEGSLTDGGADAESCGNSTKENLECCDSQKLCEELRVSKCPGCTVWLNSPSNDKRMLMNSRTFNLLLETSLYTCENHKAIRDCERKFIQKIRKNSKLYSKRRPLPSISTIHTALQPTKKTMSVYDFMSTESDSDGRVTPPRSTNSCKYNLAALKDVISRRSRIPYTEEEVDNIMKGVEQFGTRWNQILVTFKFHHSRTATDLKDKYKRLLASQSDILEKTKVFVDNKAPRKRGSKLFSMCEERRLIRGVKRYGYNWKSILKSYSFSKGRSSHDLRNRWRTMHRKVTHV, from the exons ATGGAAATGAGGAAGGAAACAAATG AAGTGAAGACTGATGTGAAACTATTACTGGAGTGTCTGCAATATCAGGCTGACAATTCTGCAGCAACTAAACAAGCTCTGTTTACTTTGGCCTCAATCTTCTCTAATTATG AAGGAGCAAAAGATCATTTTCGCAGCATTGGAGGACTAAATTATGTTTTCACCATCATAACATCCACAACCAATTCTGAAGTACAAGAATCAGCTTTCTACTGTTTAGGATGCTGCATTGAAAATAATG TCTTCTGCCAAAAAAGCCTCACTACTACCagtgtgtttgtatatattcatgGAATCCTGTCTGATACACAGTGTCCCACAAGACTCAAACAGACAGCTACCTTTTTTCTTCTCAACCTTGTTTCCAACAATG GTCAAGGACAAACTTTAGTGAGGAATACAGGATGTTTATCAGATTTATTGCAGTTATTACG GACATCTTTTCCAAAGACAGAAGTATTTAACAGACGGGGAACTACTGAGTCATGGTTTGAGGATGTAGGGATGACCAGTGTGGAGCTATGGTCCAGTGTGGCAAGCACACTTTGCATGTGTGTCAACAACCCACGCAGTG ATGAAAATCAGAGCCGATGTGGACTTGAGCTAGGATTTATGTTCAGCCTCATACAGCACTGTGACAACCTCTCCATTTTGCGACCTCTTCTATCCCTAGTGGGCTTCACTGTTGCCAGCAATG CTTGCACTCAAAAACAAGTTCGCCAGTGTGGAGGACTTATGGTCCTCATGGCACGGCTCAAGGTCGCCATGGATCTGGCTTTATGTCAGAACTCGGAGTCGGACTCTCACAGAGCACAGATAAACCTGGCTGTCACTATTGCAGGGACCATGGATTCTTGCATACTGGACAATG TTGAGAATGCTGAAGATTTGAGTAAAGGTGATGCAATCCCTTCCATGCTACAGTTGCTGCTATTGGAATCCATGAAGCAGGAGGATAAGCTTCAAGTAGTGCTGACACTGGGGACACCTTCTAGAACTATCAT AACATCATTTAATACTGTTATATCTGATGATTTCCCCCCAGGTGAAAGCAGGGTTCAGATCGATGCAGTAACTGGTCTCCCAGATCTAGTTAAACTACTCACAGAATCTGAAGATGAGGAATTCTCAAAAGCTGTTAAATACCTTCTACAAATGTGCATTGCCAGAA ATGAGAAGAATTCAGTTGAAGCTGAAGAGGAAAGTCTGGATGCTGTCAGGAG AGAAAATGGAAAGAAAATGTTGTTGAAAATTGATGAGATAAGTGAAAGATTGAAAGCAATTGAAAAAGAAGCAGAAGAAAAAAGCTTGGCACTACATCAAACAGGACAAGGAAAAGAAACAATGAAGAAGACGTGCTGTGATACTGTGTCCATGACACCACAGGAGAAAAATCTCCTTTTTCAGCTACAACAG gAAAGAGAAGACAGAAAGAGGATGGAGTCTTTAGCATTTCAAATGCATGCACCATCACCTCTTTTTCCGCAGTATGGTTTGATGTCAAGGCAGTGTTTATCTGAAGAAAACTTTCCAGTTCAGGGACAATCCTTCATAGAGTCTGATAGGCAAAGACTCCACCGACAGCTATTATGTTGTACACCAGAAATCTTACATCACCAGAATTTTAATACAGAACATCTTAACATGCACCATAACTGCCCAGAATACCCACGTAGAGTTCAGAGTGTTGGGCGCCCTATAGACCATGGATCCTGTGTCATAGGTCCTGATGCAAATACAAGAATATCCATCACAAATCATCCAGGCACACAATATAATTCTAGGAATGCAAATTCTTTACAAGAAATAAATGCAGATTGTGAAACAATTCATCACCATCCTGATCAGCCTTCAAGTAATACTCAAATTAAAAgtttcccccaaaaaataaaTCCTACAAAAAGTGATCTCCTGGACCATCGAGGGGACAGAAACAGGGTTAATCATTGTCCAGAAAGTTATGAGAATAAAGGGTGTTCCACATCAAACATCGATGGCCTGGACTTAAGCAAAGGCCAGGAAGGTGTCAGTGAAATTGATCAAATGGCTGATACTACTATAAACGACAAGTGTGAAAGTACAAGTAGGATCACTCTAGGGAAGAACATAGATAGCTCTAATTTGTTATATCCAGATGTAGGACCTGAAGAATTGGCACAAGCTGATAGGGAAGGTAAGATACATGAGGAACCAATGACGGTAACATCTACCTCTGCAACAGACATACACAAAAGGTCAACCTCAAGTGATCATTTTACAGACAGTACTCTGAAAATATCGGAGAAGACACCTGTTAAAGAAAAGGTCAGTTGTTCACATCCTCATGAATCCAGGACAAATGTTTCTAGCAATGTTTTAACGAGCAAATCCCAAAACTCATGTAGTGAAAGAAATTACAGTACAAGTTTAACAGGTGATAATAATGCGAGCTGTGAACTCAAATCTTCTGTGGCAAAGTCATGTTCAATTACTAAGAGTGAGAAAAATGATGTGTTTGTCAAACCAAAGCCTCCTCCTCCAATGGCCAGTTGCTATTTAACACCAGTAAAGCGCCCTGTTAATACAAGAATGACTCCATCACTAGATAGCAGGTGTGGGTCATATTCATCAGTCAGGAGTGGACCATCATTGTATCCAAAATCAAACCTTGAAGAATCATACCCTGACTCTGACTGCAGCTCTGTTATAGATACAAGGTCTGAATTTGATTTTGACTTGGTAAAGGCTGCCAAGAAAAACAGATTATCACAAAATATATGCTATAATGTGACTCCCATACGACGTAATTCACTGTTTACCAAAGGACATCAGAGTTGCCGCATTGGAATCCGAGAGGGCCCATTAAACATTAAGAGTACACCATGTAGTGTCAAATCTATTGGAACGGTGAGAGCTCGAGATCATAAGGAAACCTTCAATGAAAGTTTTTCAGAAACAGTTTCCAGTGATGAAG GAAGTCTTACTGATGGTGGAGCTGATGCTGAAAGCTGTGGAAACTCGACCAAAGAGAATTTGGAGTGCTGTGATAGTCAAAAATTGTGTGAAGAGTTGAGAGTCTCAAAGTGTCCAG GATGTACTGTATGGCTTAACTCGCCATCAAACGACAAACGAATGTTGATGAACAGTAGAACTTTCAATTTGCTGTTGGAAACCAGCTTGTACACATGTGAGAATCACAAAGCTATCAGAGACTGTGAAAGGAAATTCATCCAGAAGATCAGAAAAAACTCTAAACTTTACAGTAAACGAAGGCCGCTACCCTCCATTTCAACAATCCATACAGCTTTACAACCCACTAAGAAAACCATGTCGGTGTATGACTTCATGTCTACTGAATCGGATAGCGACGGCAGG GTTACACCTCCACGATCCACAAACTCCTGTAAGTACAACCTTGCAGCTTTAAAGGACGTCATCTCACGTCGTAGTAGGATTCCATATACGGAGGAAGAAGTGGACAACATCATGAAGGGTGTGGAACAGTTTGGCACCCGTTGGAACCAGATCCTTGTCACTTTCAAGTTCCATCATTCAAGAACAGCTACTGACCTCAAGGACAAATACAAAAGATTGTTG GCCTCACAATCGGATATTCTAGAAAAAACGAAAGTATTTGTCGACAACAAGGCCCCAAGGAAAAGAGGCAGCAAACTGTTTTCAATGTGTGAGGAGCGGCGTTTAATAAGAGGAGTAAAAAGGTATGGTTACAACTGGAAGTCCATTCTGAAGTCCTATAGCTTCTCAAAGGGACGTTCTTCACATGATCTCCGTAACAGATGGAGGACCATGCACAGAAAAGTCACACATGTATGA
- the LOC117336505 gene encoding Fanconi anemia group E protein-like, with translation MSLTTPQLVQKLPQSWWGLFGAMRLDHHHGDAPEIWYQAEAKSEYGGHPVWDELLEGLLVKEPVCDGADLIFKSRFVQLPSDIQCQFLRFALRHRQEIPLNGLSDFCEDAQRYYGASESWQAVLLNTLATYNKVKQQESDNQLHVYETRYTFTSRNQTLATSFCERLKKSTQQCSWKKIAVKKLPDRTAQKMETCEDPHQTDTPLSPGQVSSPMVPGVDMALPSDVITILSDEESTEEMMDITETSSSLTKDSSIKEELICRDSNIDPALLSKGEKLRESWQSGTETPPEIDLFLIATPDQIKAVAIELKFSSLTDSEVLTACQSLTSLANILSEASSAQFMSSVVHPKIADLKQSASRQLLGVISLAAEHFPKGLIEGVFVRCLEQGLGQAQTDIFCKVIKTGLQDSARLQMIQKLTECTKCLDESIVAIYQTLIDTKVELSEYFMTNMVNTFHSNSSGLEKNPKYGKLLLAVVNKYGHQFTSGNIDVMEKEVQKNGTFLKKALSAALNKLRK, from the exons ATGTCCCTTACAACTCCACAATTGGTACAAAAGCTGCCCCAATCCTGGTGGGGCCTGTTTGGTGCCATGAGGCTGGACCATCATCATGGTGATGCTCCCGAGATATGGTATCAAGCTGAGGCTAAATCAGAGTATGGTGGCCATCCAGTCTGGGATGAGCTTTTGGAAGGTCTACTTGTGAAAGAGCCTGTTTGTGATGGAGCTGACCTAATATT TAAGTCAAGGTTTGTACAGCTTCCTAGTGATATACAGTGTCAGTTTCTTCGATTTGCTCTGCGACATCGACAGGAAATACCTCTAAATGGATTGTCAGACTTCTGTGAAGATGCCCAACGTTACTATGGGGCCTCAGAATCATGGCAAGCTGTTCTTCTGAATACGTTAGCCACTTACAATAAg GTAAAACAACAGGAGAGTGAcaatcaactacatgtatatgagacTCGATACACATTTACCAGTAGAAATCAAACTCTGGCTACATCTTTTTGTGAGAGGCTGAAAAAATCAACCCAGCAGTGTTCCTGGAAAAAAATTGCTGTGAAGAAATTACCAG ATAGAACAGCACAGAAAATGGAAACCTGTGAAGACCCTCACCAGACAGACACACCCCTCTCACCTGGCCAGGTATCCTCTCCAATGGTCCCAGGTGTAGACATGGCTTTACCTTCAGATGTGATCACCATCCTCAGTGATGAGGAGTCTACTGAGGAGATGATGGATATTACAGAGACTAGTTCTAGTCTAACAAAAG ATAGCAGTATAAAAGAGGAGCTAATTTGTAGAGACAGCAATATTGATCCTGCACTGCTg AGTAAAGGTGAGAAGCTGAGGGAGAGTTGGCAAAGTGGGACTGAGACACCGCCGGAGATTGATCTATTCCTTATAGCTACACCTGACCAG ATAAAAGCTGTGGCTATTGAATTAAAGTTTTCTTCCTTGACTGATAGTGAAGTTCTCACAGCATGCCAGAGTTTGACCTCTTTGGCCAATATTCTTAGCGAAGCTTCCAGTGCCCAGTTTATGTCCAGTGTTGTTCACCCTAAG ATTGCTGATTTGAAGCAGAGTGCATCTCGGCAACTTCtgggagttatttcccttgcaGCAGAACACTTTCCCAAGGGTTTGATAGAGGGAGTGTTTGTAAGGTGTTTGGAGCAAGGCCTAG GTCAAGCCCAGACAGATATTTTCTGTAAAGTCATCAAGACAGGTCTTCAGGATTCAGCACGATTACAGATGATACA aAAGTTGACTGAGTGTACCAAATGTCTAGACGAAAGTATTGTCGCCATTTATCAAACCCTCATAGATACAAAG gtgGAACTTTCCGAGTACTTTATGACTAATATGGTGAACACATTTCACAGCAATTCCAGCGGCCTTGAAAAGAATCCTAAGTATGGCAAACTGTTACTAGCTGTTGTCAACAAATATGGGCACCAG